A window of Pseudodesulfovibrio hydrargyri contains these coding sequences:
- a CDS encoding MltA domain-containing protein yields MRHAFNDIRPSLWRAFRLLLAVACLAALLSCVKSGPLFGSKAAAPVERETAAQKPAGGETAVEAPEAGSTEGAEIAEEDADAVAALSVGENCLYRDGAVRRLTLRPVREPLSIPACDMFFPLSNVEGAQNMARLDIRSQGLDTWRALEGPVQRSLEYALNMPANEPALARPGMSLTWGQVVRSLEEFLDLLPHLDADPDLLAQRFVWYGMRQKPLMTGYYTPEIEASLTRRPGYEYPIYGVPEDLRYGPVRGRYRFYRVDKGRVLSYYRRGDVDLRKVLSGRGLEIAWAKDPVDVFYMQVEGCGRLRLPDGTTRNVLYGAKNGHGFRSLGRILHAKGLLPDGHLAKEDVKRYFDKHPERMFELMAENRSYVFFRLEDSPPEGTIGKPLTPMVSLATDRKLLPLGSLLAFEAEIPEARDGRPAGKRKVSGIGLAQDTGTAIQGPHVDYYIGEGNAVAPIASNIKTEATVYLLISKEALING; encoded by the coding sequence ATGCGGCATGCTTTCAACGACATACGGCCCTCCCTGTGGCGGGCGTTCCGGCTTTTGCTGGCCGTGGCCTGCCTGGCCGCGCTGCTGTCGTGCGTCAAGTCCGGGCCGCTCTTCGGGTCCAAGGCGGCCGCGCCGGTCGAACGGGAGACCGCCGCCCAAAAACCGGCTGGCGGAGAAACCGCCGTCGAGGCCCCCGAAGCCGGGAGCACCGAGGGTGCCGAGATCGCGGAAGAGGACGCCGACGCCGTGGCCGCGCTGTCCGTCGGCGAGAATTGCCTGTACCGTGACGGAGCGGTGCGCCGACTGACCCTGCGGCCCGTGCGCGAGCCTCTGTCCATCCCGGCCTGCGACATGTTCTTCCCCCTGTCCAACGTGGAGGGAGCGCAGAACATGGCCCGGCTGGACATCAGGAGCCAGGGGCTCGACACTTGGCGCGCCCTGGAAGGACCGGTCCAGCGCAGCCTGGAATACGCCCTGAACATGCCGGCCAACGAGCCCGCCCTGGCCCGGCCCGGCATGTCCCTGACCTGGGGCCAGGTGGTCCGCTCCCTGGAGGAATTTCTTGACCTGCTGCCGCACCTGGACGCGGACCCGGACCTGCTGGCCCAGCGCTTCGTCTGGTACGGCATGCGCCAGAAGCCGCTCATGACCGGCTACTACACCCCGGAGATCGAGGCCAGCCTGACCCGGCGGCCCGGCTACGAATACCCCATCTACGGCGTGCCCGAGGACCTGCGCTACGGCCCGGTGCGCGGCCGCTACCGGTTCTACCGCGTGGACAAGGGGCGGGTGCTGTCGTACTACAGGCGCGGCGACGTGGACCTGCGCAAGGTCCTGTCCGGCCGGGGGCTCGAGATCGCCTGGGCCAAGGACCCGGTGGACGTCTTCTACATGCAGGTGGAAGGGTGCGGGCGGCTGCGGCTGCCCGACGGGACCACCCGCAACGTGCTCTACGGGGCCAAGAACGGCCACGGCTTCCGCTCCCTGGGCCGCATCCTCCACGCCAAGGGGCTGCTCCCGGACGGGCACCTGGCCAAGGAGGACGTGAAACGGTATTTCGACAAGCATCCCGAACGGATGTTCGAGCTCATGGCCGAGAACCGGAGCTACGTGTTCTTCCGCCTGGAGGACTCGCCGCCCGAGGGGACCATCGGAAAGCCGTTGACGCCGATGGTTTCACTGGCTACAGACCGGAAGCTCCTGCCGCTCGGCAGTCTGTTGGCCTTCGAGGCCGAAATTCCCGAGGCCCGGGACGGCCGCCCCGCGGGCAAGCGCAAGGTGTCGGGCATCGGCCTGGCCCAGGATACGGGCACGGCCATCCAAGGCCCCCATGTCGATTACTACATAGGCGAGGGCAACGCGGTGGCGCCCATTGCCAGCAACATCAAGACCGAAGCCACCGTATACCTCCTCATAAGCAAAGAAGCACTGATCAATGGCTGA
- a CDS encoding DUF4254 domain-containing protein encodes MADITHDSIKNTIRDAVAHQIRSVMDWHFGEPVYEGNPADDLAGLEGLRELVARQHWANFQLWHVEDRARRKDVDARVIADCKYAIDKLNQKRNDLIERVDECLISAMEPLLPIDAQERYNTETVGAALDRLSIQALKIYHMKEQCSRKDVDEEHIQQCDNKVGVLKRQHNDLERAILELVDEYFAGTKKPKVYFQFKMYNDPKLNPELYGNKK; translated from the coding sequence ATGGCTGACATCACACACGATTCCATCAAGAATACCATTCGGGACGCCGTGGCCCACCAGATTCGGTCCGTCATGGACTGGCATTTCGGCGAGCCCGTGTACGAAGGCAATCCCGCCGACGATCTGGCCGGGCTCGAGGGATTGCGAGAACTGGTGGCCCGCCAGCACTGGGCCAACTTCCAGCTCTGGCACGTCGAGGACCGCGCCCGGCGCAAGGACGTGGACGCCCGCGTCATCGCGGACTGCAAGTACGCCATCGACAAGCTCAACCAGAAGCGCAACGACCTCATCGAACGGGTGGACGAATGTCTCATCTCGGCCATGGAGCCGCTCCTGCCCATTGATGCCCAGGAGCGGTACAACACCGAGACCGTGGGCGCGGCCCTGGATCGGCTGTCCATCCAGGCGCTCAAGATTTATCACATGAAAGAGCAGTGTTCGCGCAAGGATGTGGATGAAGAGCACATCCAACAGTGCGACAACAAGGTCGGCGTGCTCAAGCGACAGCACAATGATCTGGAACGGGCCATTCTGGAATTGGTCGACGAATATTTCGCCGGGACCAAGAAGCCCAAGGTCTATTTCCAGTTCAAGATGTACAACGACCCCAAGCTCAACCCGGAACTCTACGGAAACAAGAAATAG
- the gatB gene encoding Asp-tRNA(Asn)/Glu-tRNA(Gln) amidotransferase subunit GatB has protein sequence MSRYETVIGLEVHAQMKTESKIFCSCSTKFGNDPNENVCAVCSGMPGVLPVLNEKVAEYATKAGLATNCEINLKSVFARKNYFYPDLPKGYQISQFEQPICEHGHVDIEVDGRKKRVGLTRIHMEEDAGKNIHSAADNASFVDLNRTGVPLIEIVSEPDMRSAEEAVAYLKELRSVLLYLGICDGNMEEGSFRCDANVSIRPFGQEEFGTRAELKNLNSFKHIQKAIEYEVERQIDLVEDGDKVVQETRLYNVDKGTTHSMRGKEEAHDYRYFPDPDLVPLVLEQAWVDKWKSELPELPSAKRERFMAEYGLADYDAALITNDLAVADYFEAAVKAYAGDAKKVTNWVAGELLPFCHENGSEACEVKLTPEKLAALLALVDDGTISVKIGKDIFRDLCASGDDPAEYVKAKGLVQVSDTSELEAMVDKVIADNPSEVEAFKGGKTKLMGFFMGQVMRLSKGQANPGVVTQLFTKKLS, from the coding sequence ATGTCCCGGTACGAAACCGTCATCGGCCTCGAAGTCCATGCCCAGATGAAAACCGAGAGCAAGATATTCTGCTCCTGCTCCACCAAGTTCGGAAACGACCCCAACGAGAACGTCTGTGCGGTCTGCTCCGGCATGCCCGGCGTGCTGCCCGTGCTCAACGAGAAGGTCGCCGAATACGCGACCAAGGCGGGACTGGCGACCAACTGCGAGATCAACCTCAAGTCCGTGTTCGCGCGCAAGAACTACTTCTATCCCGACCTGCCCAAGGGGTATCAGATTTCCCAGTTCGAACAGCCCATCTGCGAGCACGGCCATGTGGACATCGAGGTGGACGGCCGGAAGAAACGCGTGGGGTTGACCCGCATCCATATGGAAGAGGACGCGGGCAAGAACATCCACTCGGCGGCCGACAACGCCAGCTTCGTGGACCTGAACCGGACCGGCGTGCCGCTCATCGAGATCGTGTCCGAGCCGGACATGCGTTCGGCCGAGGAGGCCGTGGCCTACCTCAAGGAGCTGCGCTCGGTGCTGCTCTATCTCGGCATCTGCGACGGCAACATGGAGGAGGGCTCCTTCCGCTGCGACGCCAACGTATCCATCCGGCCCTTTGGCCAGGAGGAGTTCGGCACCCGCGCGGAACTGAAGAACCTCAACTCCTTCAAGCACATCCAGAAGGCCATCGAGTACGAGGTGGAACGCCAGATCGACCTGGTGGAGGACGGCGATAAAGTTGTCCAGGAAACCCGGCTGTACAATGTGGACAAGGGCACGACCCACTCCATGCGCGGCAAGGAGGAGGCCCACGACTACCGCTATTTCCCGGATCCGGACCTGGTCCCGCTGGTCCTGGAGCAGGCCTGGGTGGACAAGTGGAAGTCCGAGCTGCCCGAACTGCCTTCGGCCAAGCGCGAGCGGTTCATGGCCGAGTACGGCCTGGCCGACTACGACGCGGCCCTGATCACCAACGACCTCGCCGTGGCCGACTATTTCGAGGCCGCGGTCAAGGCATATGCGGGCGACGCCAAAAAGGTCACCAACTGGGTGGCGGGCGAACTGCTGCCGTTCTGCCACGAGAACGGGTCCGAAGCCTGCGAGGTCAAGCTGACCCCGGAAAAGCTGGCCGCGCTGCTCGCCCTGGTGGACGACGGGACCATCTCGGTCAAGATCGGCAAGGACATCTTCCGCGACCTGTGCGCGTCCGGCGACGACCCGGCCGAATACGTCAAGGCCAAGGGGCTGGTCCAGGTGTCCGACACCTCCGAGCTCGAGGCCATGGTCGACAAGGTCATCGCCGACAACCCGTCCGAGGTCGAGGCTTTCAAGGGCGGCAAGACCAAACTCATGGGCTTCTTCATGGGCCAGGTCATGCGCCTGTCCAAAGGCCAGGCCAACCCCGGCGTGGTCACGCAGCTGTTTACGAAGAAACTTTCGTGA
- the mtnA gene encoding S-methyl-5-thioribose-1-phosphate isomerase, translated as MTEHIQYSPEKDALILLDQRYLPNREDWFECRTTDDICYALVVMVVRGAPAIGVTAAYGCYLAGREVQGMDGDWKANLSAKLDQIHDARPTAVNLRWAVRDMRRVWDEAGDVSLEGLLGIWLERAKDIHAGDIEMCELIGKFGGELIDDGDTVMTHCNAGALATAGYGTALGVIRGAIDQGKKVSVIANETRPFLQGARLTAYELHKDGIPVKVACDNACALLMKRGLVDKVVVGADRITANGDVVNKIGTFGVAIIAKRFNIPFYVAAPVYTIDPETPTGDDVPIEDRDPREVTHIGDHRIPPEGVEVYNLAFDPTPNELIAGIITEKGVLYPPYDLAIKKLFM; from the coding sequence ATGACCGAACACATTCAGTATTCTCCCGAGAAAGACGCCCTGATCCTGCTTGACCAGCGTTACCTGCCAAACCGGGAGGACTGGTTCGAGTGCAGGACCACGGACGACATCTGCTACGCCTTGGTGGTCATGGTCGTGCGCGGCGCGCCGGCCATCGGCGTGACCGCGGCCTACGGCTGCTATCTGGCCGGGCGCGAGGTGCAGGGGATGGACGGCGACTGGAAGGCGAACCTGTCGGCCAAGCTGGACCAGATCCACGACGCCCGGCCCACGGCGGTGAACCTGCGCTGGGCCGTGCGCGATATGCGCCGCGTCTGGGACGAGGCGGGTGACGTCTCCCTGGAAGGACTGCTGGGCATCTGGCTCGAGCGGGCCAAGGATATCCACGCGGGCGACATCGAGATGTGCGAGCTGATCGGCAAGTTCGGCGGCGAACTCATCGACGACGGGGACACCGTGATGACCCACTGCAACGCGGGCGCGCTGGCCACGGCCGGGTACGGCACGGCGCTGGGCGTGATCCGGGGGGCCATCGACCAGGGCAAGAAGGTCTCGGTCATCGCCAACGAGACCCGGCCTTTCCTTCAGGGCGCGCGGCTGACCGCGTACGAGCTGCACAAGGACGGCATCCCGGTCAAGGTGGCCTGCGACAACGCCTGCGCCCTGCTCATGAAGCGCGGCCTGGTGGATAAAGTCGTGGTCGGCGCGGACCGGATCACGGCCAACGGCGACGTGGTCAACAAGATCGGCACCTTCGGGGTGGCCATCATCGCGAAACGGTTCAACATCCCGTTCTATGTGGCCGCGCCGGTGTACACCATCGACCCGGAGACGCCGACCGGGGACGACGTGCCCATCGAGGACCGCGACCCGCGCGAGGTGACGCACATCGGCGACCACCGCATCCCGCCCGAGGGGGTGGAGGTCTACAACCTGGCCTTCGATCCCACGCCCAACGAGCTCATCGCGGGCATCATCACTGAAAAGGGCGTGTTGTACCCGCCCTATGACCTTGCCATCAAGAAATTGTTCATGTAA
- a CDS encoding methyl-accepting chemotaxis protein produces the protein MKMKSVNTAIALLIAASMAISVLAAVTWVNHDTRQTVFNEGKESMNNMVAQTMTALDNYIVQTDEMAHMLASQQAVADALAGRDALPASGLFKDFMATSSGYWAAFVFDRNGQVVAGYNAKGQDMTGADRSSRGYVKAVLSGKSDHFLSNDILISKSGGGILIFAAASVVRDHTGEIIGGVGLFPKWEHFTSKFVDPFRVAGSGYAYMLDHKGRMIAHAVNKDLYLKDVSDLEFVKIALSAKTGEATYTWEGREKYMVFNTAPTTGWKVVMSAYEDDLAAAAHNQRDKLAAGGAALGVLLVTVLIFAMRRTIINPVKNILEYASEVAGGNLQARLEGRYRFELQSLAGQIEVMVRELKNKLGFSQGVLNGLSLPCSILGPDHKLIWVNKQMMEMVGRTGSPEDYIGVSGGSFFYDDESDDREVLSDQAIREQRRKEAEIEYARVGESKNVHVVTTPFYDMDGELLGALGIWIDITEIRAQQKQIEEQNGRISQAAAEAEEVSQRLSSAAEELSAQIEQAKNGSDTQRSRAQETATAMEQMNSTVLEVAQNASSAAEEADTAKQNAQDGEDIVRRMIEAVGGVQAQADNLKTSMEELGKQAADIGQVLEVITDIADQTNLLALNAAIEAARAGEAGRGFAVVADEVRKLAEKTMTATSEVGNAISKIQAMTRDNVAATEKAVFSVSQSTELANDSGRALAEIVGRVEVAADQVRAIATAADEQSATSEEINRATDEINQIAIEASQVMDQASNAVLEVATMASRLNGIIESMGG, from the coding sequence ATGAAGATGAAAAGCGTCAATACCGCCATTGCTCTGTTGATCGCCGCCAGCATGGCCATATCGGTCCTGGCCGCCGTAACCTGGGTCAACCATGATACTCGGCAGACCGTCTTCAACGAGGGCAAGGAGTCCATGAACAACATGGTCGCCCAGACCATGACCGCATTGGACAACTACATCGTCCAGACCGACGAGATGGCGCATATGCTCGCCTCGCAACAGGCCGTGGCCGACGCTCTGGCCGGGCGGGACGCCCTGCCCGCGTCCGGGCTGTTCAAGGATTTCATGGCCACTTCCAGCGGCTACTGGGCGGCCTTCGTCTTTGACCGCAACGGCCAGGTGGTGGCCGGGTACAATGCCAAGGGGCAGGACATGACCGGGGCGGACCGCAGCTCGCGCGGGTATGTCAAGGCCGTCCTGTCCGGCAAGTCGGACCATTTTCTGTCCAACGACATCCTCATATCCAAGAGCGGCGGCGGGATTCTCATCTTCGCCGCTGCCAGCGTGGTCCGCGACCACACGGGCGAGATCATCGGCGGGGTGGGCCTGTTTCCCAAGTGGGAGCATTTCACCTCCAAGTTCGTCGACCCCTTCCGCGTGGCGGGCAGCGGATACGCCTACATGCTCGACCACAAGGGACGGATGATCGCCCACGCGGTGAACAAGGACCTGTACCTCAAGGACGTGTCGGACCTGGAGTTCGTCAAGATCGCCCTGAGCGCAAAGACGGGTGAGGCCACCTATACGTGGGAGGGCCGCGAAAAGTATATGGTCTTCAATACCGCGCCCACGACCGGCTGGAAGGTGGTCATGAGCGCCTACGAGGACGACCTGGCCGCTGCGGCGCACAACCAGCGCGACAAGCTGGCAGCCGGCGGCGCGGCCCTGGGCGTCCTGCTGGTGACCGTGCTGATATTCGCCATGCGCCGGACCATCATCAATCCTGTGAAGAACATCCTGGAATACGCTTCCGAGGTGGCCGGAGGGAACCTGCAGGCCCGCCTGGAGGGCCGATACCGGTTCGAACTCCAGTCCCTGGCCGGGCAGATCGAAGTCATGGTCCGGGAACTCAAGAACAAGCTTGGCTTTTCCCAGGGCGTGCTCAACGGGCTCTCCCTGCCGTGCAGCATCCTCGGGCCGGACCACAAGCTGATCTGGGTCAACAAGCAGATGATGGAGATGGTCGGCCGTACCGGTTCGCCCGAGGACTATATTGGGGTCTCCGGCGGCTCCTTCTTTTACGACGATGAGAGCGACGACAGAGAGGTCTTGTCCGACCAGGCCATCCGCGAACAGCGGCGGAAAGAGGCCGAGATCGAATACGCCAGGGTCGGCGAATCCAAGAATGTGCATGTGGTGACCACACCGTTTTACGACATGGACGGCGAGCTGCTCGGTGCCCTGGGCATCTGGATCGACATCACGGAGATCCGTGCCCAGCAGAAGCAGATCGAGGAGCAGAACGGGCGGATTTCCCAGGCCGCGGCCGAAGCCGAGGAGGTCTCCCAGCGGCTGTCCAGCGCCGCCGAGGAGTTGTCCGCCCAGATCGAACAGGCCAAGAATGGCTCCGACACCCAGCGGAGCCGGGCGCAGGAAACCGCCACCGCCATGGAGCAGATGAACAGCACGGTGCTGGAGGTGGCGCAAAACGCCAGCTCCGCCGCCGAGGAGGCGGACACCGCCAAGCAGAACGCCCAGGATGGCGAGGACATCGTCCGGCGAATGATCGAGGCGGTGGGAGGGGTCCAGGCCCAGGCCGACAACCTCAAGACCTCCATGGAGGAACTGGGCAAGCAGGCGGCGGACATCGGCCAGGTTCTCGAGGTGATCACCGACATCGCTGACCAGACCAACCTCCTGGCCCTGAACGCGGCCATCGAGGCGGCCCGCGCGGGCGAGGCCGGGCGCGGCTTCGCGGTGGTGGCCGACGAGGTCCGCAAGCTGGCGGAAAAGACCATGACCGCCACCAGCGAGGTCGGCAACGCCATCTCCAAGATCCAGGCCATGACCCGGGACAACGTGGCCGCCACCGAAAAGGCGGTCTTCTCGGTCTCGCAGAGCACGGAGCTGGCCAACGATTCCGGGCGGGCCCTGGCGGAGATCGTCGGCCGTGTCGAGGTGGCCGCGGATCAGGTTCGCGCCATCGCCACCGCCGCCGACGAGCAGTCCGCCACAAGCGAGGAGATCAACCGGGCCACGGACGAGATCAACCAGATCGCGATCGAGGCCTCCCAGGTCATGGATCAGGCCTCCAACGCGGTCCTTGAGGTGGCGACCATGGCCTCCCGGCTGAATGGCATCATCGAATCCATGGGCGGGTAG
- the der gene encoding ribosome biogenesis GTPase Der, protein MLPIVALVGRPNVGKSTLFNRLLRKSRSITHDLPGVTRDRIYGECIMGETRFDLIDTGGMVLESEATPELSKDFEDEIFEQAQEAINEANAILFVVDGKEGLTPLDQQAAEYVRRSGKPVMMLINKVDGSEFEAEMTAEFHSLGIEFLPVSAAHGYNLHGVRDRVRKFVKGLGLPEDTDDGVEKGLRLTMLGRPNAGKSSLINALIGKDRLIVSDVAGTTRDSIDVTFEKQGKRYTFVDTAGVRKRANIQDHLEKISVIRALKNSKRSDVTILTIDITLGAGRQDKRLIEFLAKEKTPFIVVVNKADLIPRSETNRALEAFREELRLIPHVPIVMTSAVKGLGIGKLLPLAETLRRECEIRVGTGELNRAMQAVLEKLQPPVVKRRRPKFYYVTQADEPIPTFVFFCNDHTIVKTSYVRYLENQFRKLLGIKSAPVNIVFRSSHDKKEWEKARGISSLGKRGPGRERIGGAKTRRHEEKYKALKSKRRREERESKDAQGGKGKKGK, encoded by the coding sequence ATGCTGCCGATCGTCGCCCTGGTGGGCCGCCCCAACGTGGGCAAATCCACCCTCTTCAACCGACTTCTGAGGAAGTCGCGGTCCATCACCCACGACCTGCCCGGGGTGACGCGCGACCGCATCTACGGCGAGTGCATCATGGGCGAGACCCGGTTCGACCTCATCGACACCGGCGGCATGGTCCTGGAATCCGAGGCCACGCCCGAATTGTCCAAGGACTTCGAGGACGAGATATTCGAGCAGGCGCAGGAGGCCATCAATGAGGCCAACGCCATCCTCTTCGTGGTCGACGGCAAGGAGGGGCTGACCCCGCTGGACCAGCAGGCGGCCGAGTACGTGCGCCGCTCCGGCAAGCCGGTGATGATGCTGATCAACAAGGTGGACGGCAGCGAGTTCGAGGCCGAGATGACCGCCGAGTTCCACTCCCTGGGCATCGAATTCCTGCCCGTGTCCGCGGCCCACGGCTACAACCTGCACGGGGTGCGCGACCGGGTCCGCAAGTTCGTCAAGGGGTTGGGGCTGCCCGAGGACACGGACGACGGGGTGGAAAAGGGGCTTCGGCTGACCATGCTCGGCCGTCCCAACGCGGGCAAGTCCTCGCTCATCAACGCGCTCATCGGCAAGGACCGGCTGATCGTTTCGGACGTGGCCGGGACCACCCGCGACTCCATCGACGTGACCTTTGAGAAGCAGGGCAAGCGGTACACCTTCGTGGACACGGCGGGCGTGCGCAAGCGGGCCAACATCCAGGACCATCTGGAGAAGATCAGCGTTATCCGGGCGCTCAAGAACTCCAAGCGGTCCGACGTGACCATCCTGACCATCGACATCACCCTGGGCGCGGGACGGCAGGACAAGCGGCTGATCGAATTTCTGGCCAAGGAGAAGACCCCGTTCATTGTGGTCGTCAACAAGGCCGACCTCATCCCCAGGAGCGAAACCAACCGCGCGCTCGAGGCGTTCAGGGAGGAGCTGCGCCTGATCCCGCACGTGCCCATCGTCATGACCAGCGCGGTCAAGGGGCTGGGCATCGGCAAGCTGCTGCCTCTGGCCGAGACCCTGCGCCGGGAGTGCGAAATACGGGTGGGCACCGGCGAGTTGAACCGGGCCATGCAGGCCGTGCTGGAGAAGCTGCAGCCCCCGGTGGTCAAGCGCAGGCGGCCCAAGTTCTACTACGTCACCCAGGCGGACGAGCCCATCCCGACCTTCGTCTTTTTCTGCAACGACCACACCATCGTCAAGACGTCCTACGTGCGCTACCTGGAGAACCAGTTCCGCAAGCTGCTCGGCATCAAGTCCGCGCCGGTGAACATCGTGTTCCGCTCCAGCCACGACAAGAAGGAGTGGGAAAAGGCGCGGGGCATCTCGTCGCTGGGCAAACGCGGCCCGGGCCGCGAGCGCATCGGCGGGGCCAAGACGCGCCGCCACGAGGAGAAGTACAAGGCGCTCAAGAGCAAGCGCCGCCGCGAGGAGCGCGAGAGCAAGGATGCCCAGGGCGGCAAGGGGAAAAAGGGTAAATAG
- a CDS encoding DsrE family protein: MNYDVLFHFDHDPQALGIAFSNIRNYLNAFPEDRPAVVLVVNGPGVRLLDRDGEHAAQIGEVLALGAVVKVCNNALTHFGIDPERLCPGCEVVPAGVVEIVELQRKGFAYVKP; the protein is encoded by the coding sequence ATGAATTACGACGTATTGTTCCATTTCGACCACGATCCCCAGGCCTTGGGTATCGCTTTCAGCAACATCAGGAATTACCTGAACGCCTTTCCCGAGGACAGGCCCGCCGTGGTTCTGGTGGTCAACGGGCCGGGCGTGCGGTTGCTGGACCGCGACGGCGAGCACGCGGCGCAGATCGGCGAAGTGCTCGCCCTCGGCGCGGTGGTCAAGGTCTGCAACAACGCCCTGACCCATTTCGGCATAGATCCCGAGCGGCTCTGCCCGGGCTGCGAGGTGGTCCCCGCCGGGGTGGTGGAGATCGTGGAGCTGCAGCGCAAGGGGTTCGCCTACGTGAAGCCCTAG
- a CDS encoding alpha-D-ribose 1-methylphosphonate 5-triphosphate diphosphatase produces MAAQPSCSQADNKERYMDMRIRNGRVLLPDGDVRQTDIIVAEGVIREVGDSLNGSTNGGKSIDARGKLVLPGIVDLHGDGFERHIMPRAGVSFSRALGLLDTDRTMTANGITTAFHGLTCSWEPGLRSREAAHAFLADFKTVRDRLGCDTRLHLRFETYNLQALDEIEAWILDGTVDMLAFNDHIDAMFANLDRYSKMSGYLDRTGLNREAFIHLISEIRERAAAVPEGIRKLARAAAERNIPMASHDDPDPATRSWYDGLGCAICEFPLDEPTARRARELGGAVILGAPNALRGKSHINRLMARDAIRMALCDALTSDYFYPSLLQAAFSLARDKVCPFPDAWRLVSAGPARAAGLADRGAIEPGKRADMIIVDDSDPSLPFAALTLRQGTPVFSANGLGM; encoded by the coding sequence ATGGCCGCGCAACCTTCATGCAGCCAGGCGGACAACAAGGAAAGATACATGGATATGCGCATACGAAACGGACGCGTGCTGCTCCCGGACGGGGACGTGCGGCAGACGGACATCATCGTGGCCGAGGGGGTCATCCGGGAGGTCGGGGATTCCCTGAACGGGAGCACGAACGGCGGAAAATCCATCGACGCGCGGGGCAAGCTCGTCCTGCCCGGCATCGTGGATCTGCACGGCGACGGCTTCGAGCGGCACATCATGCCGCGCGCGGGCGTCTCCTTCAGCCGCGCCCTGGGGCTGCTGGACACGGACCGGACCATGACGGCCAACGGCATCACCACCGCCTTCCACGGCCTGACCTGCTCCTGGGAGCCGGGCCTCAGAAGCCGCGAGGCCGCCCACGCTTTCCTGGCCGATTTCAAGACCGTGCGCGACAGGCTCGGCTGCGACACCCGCCTGCACCTGCGCTTCGAGACCTACAACCTCCAGGCCCTGGACGAGATCGAGGCCTGGATACTCGACGGGACCGTGGACATGCTCGCCTTCAACGACCACATCGACGCCATGTTCGCCAACCTGGACCGCTATTCCAAGATGTCCGGCTACCTGGACCGCACCGGCCTGAACCGGGAGGCGTTCATCCATCTGATCTCCGAGATCAGGGAACGGGCGGCGGCCGTGCCCGAGGGCATCCGCAAGCTGGCCCGGGCCGCCGCCGAACGGAACATCCCCATGGCCTCCCACGACGACCCGGACCCGGCCACGCGGTCCTGGTACGACGGCCTGGGGTGCGCCATCTGCGAATTCCCGCTGGACGAGCCCACGGCCCGCAGAGCCCGCGAACTCGGCGGCGCGGTCATCCTGGGCGCGCCCAACGCATTGCGGGGCAAGAGCCACATCAACCGGCTCATGGCCCGCGACGCCATCCGCATGGCCCTGTGCGACGCCCTGACCTCGGACTACTTCTACCCTTCCCTGCTCCAGGCCGCCTTCTCCCTGGCCCGCGACAAGGTCTGCCCCTTCCCGGACGCATGGCGGCTGGTCTCCGCAGGTCCGGCCCGCGCCGCGGGGCTGGCCGACCGGGGCGCGATCGAGCCCGGCAAGCGCGCCGACATGATCATCGTGGACGACTCGGACCCGTCCCTGCCCTTCGCGGCCCTGACCCTGCGCCAGGGAACGCCGGTCTTCAGCGCCAACGGCCTGGGCATGTAG